One window from the genome of Pseudanabaena yagii GIHE-NHR1 encodes:
- a CDS encoding ligand-gated ion channel — protein sequence MLLILTGAKIAYAQEQSAPPVTPVPKPTVIAKPTNEFPSNVPKPIKVEVALVINNISKIVDATGTFTADIDLRLRWYNPNQAFDPKTTGTSEQSFVGDDAINKLATIWNPKVAIANLAEKPLKQESELYLNANGTVIYLQRLTVTLEAKYKLANFPFDIQTLPIRLISKYNSNKIVFWQTQDDIDFSGIPQEIRLSGWNTGGVSFVPSSFKGLDGDLHPQLEAQISMKRNPASHLPNVFIPLFLVLLVPTIVALWTNTDLDKRISAWAGSILTMVALSFTLSVRYPALGVENVFFQVIFLGFAFQFLGLAANATIMNPSLEKLFGGKYIVAEISNFLRWSLPLGLIILITRVVLLALP from the coding sequence GTGCTGCTAATTCTGACAGGTGCAAAGATTGCCTATGCTCAAGAACAATCTGCGCCTCCAGTCACGCCAGTTCCGAAACCCACTGTGATTGCTAAACCAACCAATGAGTTTCCCTCCAATGTTCCCAAGCCGATCAAGGTAGAAGTTGCTCTCGTCATTAATAATATCTCGAAGATTGTGGATGCGACGGGTACATTTACCGCAGATATTGATTTGCGCCTGCGTTGGTACAATCCAAATCAAGCCTTCGACCCGAAAACTACTGGCACTAGTGAGCAAAGTTTTGTCGGTGACGATGCTATTAACAAATTAGCGACGATATGGAACCCAAAAGTTGCGATCGCCAATTTAGCAGAGAAACCACTAAAGCAAGAATCAGAGCTTTATTTGAATGCTAATGGTACGGTGATCTATCTCCAGAGATTAACGGTCACTTTAGAGGCGAAGTACAAGCTTGCGAATTTCCCCTTTGATATTCAAACTTTACCGATCCGTCTGATCTCCAAATACAACAGTAATAAGATCGTCTTTTGGCAAACCCAAGACGACATTGATTTTTCGGGTATTCCACAGGAAATTCGCTTGTCAGGTTGGAATACGGGCGGAGTTAGCTTTGTGCCGTCAAGCTTTAAGGGTTTAGATGGCGATCTCCATCCCCAACTAGAAGCGCAGATTTCTATGAAGCGCAATCCTGCGAGTCATTTACCTAACGTATTTATCCCCCTGTTTTTAGTGTTATTAGTACCCACAATTGTGGCGCTATGGACTAATACGGATCTCGATAAGCGCATTTCGGCATGGGCAGGTAGTATTTTGACTATGGTTGCCCTTAGTTTCACCCTATCGGTGCGTTATCCTGCTTTGGGAGTGGAAAATGTCTTTTTTCAAGTGATATTTCTAGGATTTGCCTTCCAGTTTCTTGGACTAGCCGCTAACGCAACGATTATGAATCCATCCCTCGAAAAGCTATTTGGTGGCAAATACATTGTGGCTGAGATCTCTAATTTCCTCCGTTGGAGTTTACCTCTAGGTCTAATTATCTTAATCACCCGTGTAGTTTTACTCGCTTTGCCATAG
- the thrC gene encoding threonine synthase, which translates to MTATIATPYTSERVDTFSNLKCKECGAEYEAKAMHVCELCFGPLEVAYNYDAIAARVSRETIQAGPLSIWRYRDFLPVKTDNYIDVSTGMTPLIKANRLAKRLGIKNLYIKNDAVNMPTLSFKDRVVSVALSRARELGFTTVACASTGNLANSTAAIAAHAGLECCVFIPSDLEAGKVLGTTIYNPKVFSVHGNYDQVNRLCSEVANTHGWGFVNINLRPYYSEGSKTLGYEVIEQLGWKLPDHIVAPLASGSLFTKIYKGFNEFVKVGLVEDKPVRYSGAQAEGCSPIASAYKEGRDFITPVKPKTIAKSLAIGNPADGIYAIDIAHKTNGNIESVNDDEIIQAMKLLAETEGIFTETAGGTTIAVLKKLVEAGKIDPEETTVVYITGNGLKTQEAVQGYVGEPFLIEPKLDSFERALERSHTLEHLEWQTVSV; encoded by the coding sequence ATGACAGCAACCATTGCTACTCCTTACACCAGCGAGCGTGTTGATACCTTCAGTAATCTCAAATGCAAAGAGTGTGGTGCAGAGTACGAAGCCAAGGCAATGCACGTTTGTGAATTGTGCTTTGGTCCTCTAGAAGTTGCCTACAATTATGATGCGATCGCTGCTAGAGTCAGCCGTGAAACTATTCAAGCTGGCCCCCTCTCCATCTGGCGCTATCGTGATTTTCTACCCGTCAAGACTGACAACTATATCGATGTATCCACAGGCATGACTCCCTTGATCAAGGCAAACCGCCTTGCTAAGCGTCTCGGCATCAAAAATCTCTACATTAAGAATGATGCTGTGAATATGCCCACCTTGAGCTTTAAGGATCGTGTGGTTTCGGTTGCTCTCAGCCGCGCCCGTGAACTTGGTTTTACTACCGTTGCTTGTGCAAGTACTGGTAACCTTGCCAACTCCACTGCGGCGATCGCAGCCCATGCAGGCTTAGAGTGTTGTGTCTTTATCCCCTCTGACCTCGAAGCAGGTAAAGTTCTTGGTACAACCATTTACAATCCTAAAGTTTTCTCCGTCCATGGTAACTACGACCAAGTAAACCGTCTTTGCTCAGAAGTAGCGAATACTCACGGTTGGGGCTTTGTGAATATTAATCTCCGTCCTTACTATTCCGAAGGTTCTAAGACCCTTGGTTATGAAGTAATCGAACAACTTGGTTGGAAGCTTCCCGATCACATCGTCGCACCTTTGGCTTCTGGTTCTCTCTTCACCAAGATCTACAAAGGCTTCAATGAGTTTGTAAAGGTAGGCTTAGTCGAAGACAAGCCCGTTCGTTACAGTGGCGCACAGGCTGAAGGTTGTTCTCCGATCGCTTCAGCATACAAGGAAGGTCGCGATTTCATTACCCCTGTTAAGCCTAAGACAATTGCTAAGAGTTTGGCGATCGGTAATCCTGCTGATGGTATTTATGCGATCGACATTGCCCACAAGACCAATGGCAACATCGAATCGGTAAACGATGATGAAATCATCCAAGCAATGAAGTTACTTGCGGAAACCGAAGGTATCTTCACCGAAACTGCTGGCGGAACCACAATCGCTGTACTGAAGAAGCTAGTGGAAGCAGGCAAGATTGATCCTGAAGAAACCACTGTGGTTTATATCACTGGTAACGGTTTGAAGACTCAGGAAGCAGTTCAAGGTTATGTTGGCGAACCCTTCTTGATTGAACCTAAACTTGATAGCTTCGAGCGTGCGCTAGAGCGTTCTCATACATTAGAGCACCTCGAATGGCAAACTGTCTCTGTTTAA
- a CDS encoding alpha/beta fold hydrolase yields MSNLPPEVIPLRSQLTEATSIALADQIQFCLVSTSFTSEVILTSYVCDGQPRDDRAPILLLHGFDSSLFEFRRLIPMLAPTHQTFAMDLFGFGLTERLVDGQVSPETIKDHLYYFWKTAIAKPIILVGASMGGAAAIDFALTYPEVVKKLVLIGSAGMRKGTAAGKFLVPPLDRMATDFLRSPKVRREVSLKAYADPSFVTSDAEVCAALHLAMPRWNESLISFTKSGGYGSYAEQLAYLQQETLILWGDCDRILGTKDAAKFQSIIPNNKLVWIDNSGHVPHLERPTITSQAILNFLEQGA; encoded by the coding sequence ATGTCCAATTTACCCCCTGAAGTGATCCCACTGCGATCGCAACTTACAGAAGCGACTTCGATCGCCCTTGCTGACCAAATCCAATTTTGCTTAGTCTCAACCTCCTTTACAAGTGAAGTGATTTTGACGAGCTATGTTTGTGATGGTCAGCCAAGAGATGATCGAGCGCCTATTTTGCTATTGCATGGTTTTGATAGCTCTCTATTTGAGTTTCGCCGCCTCATTCCAATGCTTGCGCCAACACATCAAACCTTTGCGATGGATTTATTTGGCTTTGGCTTAACCGAGCGCCTTGTCGATGGTCAAGTAAGCCCTGAAACGATCAAAGACCATCTCTATTATTTCTGGAAAACGGCGATCGCTAAGCCGATCATTCTCGTGGGCGCGTCGATGGGTGGAGCTGCCGCCATTGACTTTGCGCTCACCTATCCTGAAGTTGTCAAGAAGCTAGTTCTCATCGGTAGTGCAGGAATGCGAAAGGGAACTGCCGCAGGTAAGTTCCTTGTACCACCCTTAGATCGGATGGCAACCGATTTTCTCCGAAGTCCCAAAGTTCGGCGAGAAGTGAGTCTCAAAGCCTATGCTGATCCTAGTTTTGTCACTAGTGATGCTGAGGTATGCGCCGCACTCCATTTAGCAATGCCACGCTGGAATGAATCGCTAATCTCCTTTACTAAGAGTGGCGGCTATGGTTCCTATGCTGAGCAGTTAGCCTATTTACAGCAAGAAACGCTGATTCTCTGGGGCGATTGCGATCGCATTCTCGGCACAAAAGACGCAGCAAAGTTCCAATCCATCATTCCCAATAACAAGCTAGTTTGGATTGATAATAGCGGTCACGTTCCCCATTTAGAACGTCCCACTATTACCTCCCAAGCCATCCTCAACTTTTTAGAACAAGGGGCTTAG
- a CDS encoding tRNA1(Val) (adenine(37)-N6)-methyltransferase encodes MGRQNHSFFFKQFAIYQDQCAMKVGTDGILLGAWVNIPENAQILDIGTGTGLLALMLAQRSQTSAITKIDAIEIDDAAYRQAQDNIQNSPWGDRINIYHGKIQDFAITCPQQYDLIISNPPFFEKAYKALETSRTLARHGDSLLQTDILHIASRLLKLDGHLAVIYPTDLAHKFLSKAREFGLWCDRQVNIKPMLHSSIKRIALELSKTQFPPQETTLTIEESKHIYTEDYISLVKDFYLNL; translated from the coding sequence ATGGGAAGGCAAAACCACTCTTTCTTCTTTAAACAATTTGCGATCTATCAAGATCAATGTGCGATGAAAGTGGGGACGGATGGAATTTTATTGGGAGCATGGGTGAATATTCCTGAGAATGCCCAAATCTTAGATATTGGCACTGGTACAGGATTACTCGCCTTGATGCTGGCGCAGCGATCGCAAACTTCGGCGATCACCAAAATTGATGCAATCGAAATTGATGATGCAGCCTATCGACAGGCTCAGGATAATATTCAAAATTCACCTTGGGGCGATCGCATCAATATCTATCATGGAAAAATTCAGGACTTTGCGATTACTTGTCCCCAACAATACGATCTGATTATTTCTAATCCGCCATTTTTTGAAAAAGCCTATAAAGCCTTAGAAACATCGCGAACCTTAGCAAGACATGGCGACAGTCTGTTACAAACGGATATTCTCCACATAGCTAGTCGCTTACTCAAACTAGATGGACATTTAGCAGTAATTTATCCAACAGATTTAGCACATAAGTTTTTGAGTAAGGCTAGAGAGTTTGGTTTGTGGTGCGATCGCCAAGTAAATATCAAACCAATGCTACATAGTTCTATCAAGCGGATTGCCTTAGAACTAAGCAAAACACAATTTCCTCCGCAAGAAACTACGCTTACAATTGAGGAAAGTAAACATATTTATACAGAAGATTACATCTCTTTAGTTAAAGACTTCTATCTAAATTTGTAG
- a CDS encoding VOC family protein: protein MPSTHPAIAQGALRRVHHIALNVRDMQASCDFYGNILGLHKLVGDEVPSTLIDLVAAGKVANFRTPDGTILDLFWEPELTPPDPDPQRQFTRANHLAFDIAPELFEQAVAVLRSHQVQIEGEPVTRPTGRGIYFYDPDGFLIEIRCDPS, encoded by the coding sequence ATGCCATCTACGCACCCTGCGATCGCGCAGGGTGCTTTACGAAGAGTGCATCACATTGCTTTGAATGTGCGGGATATGCAGGCTTCCTGTGATTTTTATGGCAATATTTTGGGACTGCATAAACTTGTTGGGGATGAGGTTCCCAGTACGCTGATCGATTTAGTCGCAGCAGGCAAAGTGGCGAATTTTAGAACTCCCGATGGCACGATTCTCGATTTATTTTGGGAACCAGAACTTACGCCGCCCGATCCCGATCCACAGCGACAATTTACTCGTGCTAATCATCTCGCCTTTGATATTGCACCTGAGTTGTTTGAGCAAGCGGTGGCAGTATTGCGATCGCACCAAGTCCAAATCGAGGGTGAACCTGTTACTCGTCCCACTGGTAGAGGTATTTATTTCTATGACCCCGATGGATTTCTGATTGAAATACGCTGCGATCCTAGTTGA
- the purE gene encoding 5-(carboxyamino)imidazole ribonucleotide mutase gives MNNQPQVSIIMGSDSDLPTMQGAIAICQQFNIRHEVAIISAHRTPERMVEFAKTAHTRGIRVIIAGAGGAAHLPGMVAALSPLPVIGVPVTTRQLSGVDSLYSIVQMPKGIPVATVAIGNADNAGLLAVQILASHNPELLEQVIAYRTSLKDMVMEKQEKLESLGSEKYLQQM, from the coding sequence ATGAACAATCAACCCCAAGTCAGCATCATCATGGGTAGTGATTCCGACCTACCCACTATGCAAGGCGCGATCGCCATTTGCCAACAGTTTAATATTCGCCACGAAGTCGCAATTATCTCCGCCCATCGCACACCAGAACGGATGGTGGAATTTGCCAAAACTGCCCATACTCGCGGTATTCGGGTAATTATTGCAGGTGCAGGTGGAGCCGCCCATTTACCAGGGATGGTTGCCGCGTTATCACCTTTGCCCGTAATTGGCGTACCCGTTACTACTCGTCAATTGAGTGGCGTAGATTCCCTCTATTCGATCGTGCAGATGCCCAAGGGAATTCCTGTGGCAACTGTGGCGATCGGTAATGCCGATAATGCGGGACTACTAGCCGTCCAAATCCTAGCTAGTCATAATCCTGAACTGCTCGAACAGGTGATTGCCTATCGCACATCCCTCAAAGATATGGTGATGGAAAAGCAAGAGAAATTAGAGTCGCTGGGTAGCGAAAAATATTTACAGCAAATGTAA
- a CDS encoding DUF1796 family putative cysteine peptidase encodes MEVLLGIITPSLSREDISMYRFQVKAPTQDGEMIGIVGAIPQLGSWDVKKYLPLNTSSDRYPIWSVDIAIDPLILPNPQERIEYKYVRIAANGKVQWESDLGENRWVPIEPEHLDSTTSTIIVDDGAFGYIQPFPYGYLENAIASTPSISSAPSGLKVLVLGSSVAMGCSAWLLKGWASHLGQALQEKYGHQLVNRSQLGANVTSTIERFAAAVVPEKPDIVIISLSLGNEGLAYSRPHDRRAVQRRFESGLLQLVKMVRDLGAIPIIGGLYPNGDYNPEHNWLLRDTHHRMMNWGVPMLNWLDSLDNGYGGWKSHLSLDVAHPNTAGHQVMFEAINLELFNIRKEERLKEQKSLLQVQKLEEISIYEDKYGFKIFACPEVQTLRIINKSEHSYNITPTWLELQTALKRKAELTSGTYISKNDELGTLPLLTVGLQGSIENTVAIPTGSDLQYCSALKFFAPQNSEIIYYDGYLGILKEGDRTIRIINESDEEYNIHPMWKEIRTALAEMPAAVYHDPANPNAPFRTMIIGDRGLESRVKAPAKSTMLLKYKCKLSELNRIAILPLGDRCAARMLLYKMEYDGPAFPFDLARSTNLGDVTDLVVNDFQDMWNPAYLHYNPTDRRIYHSKWSGLSFGHEVEDSDDPVNNIQTIHERMRVRYSARAKRFLYTLKHSDEILFIRTGVTNRDYVVDLIEKLKIKCADKPFRVLLISKQTSDEFSGIPNLLHYDLHFSPDWMYDSLDYWMECTSKMKEILESLGISSQNLFWCPPNPN; translated from the coding sequence GTGGAAGTTCTATTAGGCATAATTACTCCCTCCTTATCCAGAGAAGACATCTCTATGTATCGATTTCAGGTAAAGGCTCCCACCCAAGATGGGGAAATGATTGGTATAGTTGGCGCGATTCCTCAACTGGGATCGTGGGATGTGAAAAAATATCTACCTCTAAATACATCTAGCGATCGCTACCCTATTTGGTCTGTAGATATTGCCATCGATCCTTTAATATTGCCGAATCCGCAAGAACGCATTGAATATAAATATGTGCGGATTGCTGCCAATGGAAAAGTACAGTGGGAGTCAGATCTTGGTGAAAATCGCTGGGTTCCCATTGAGCCAGAGCATCTCGATTCAACCACCTCTACAATAATTGTTGATGATGGAGCATTTGGCTATATTCAACCTTTCCCCTATGGATATCTGGAAAATGCGATCGCTTCTACTCCTAGCATCAGCAGTGCACCTAGTGGACTCAAAGTACTAGTTTTGGGCAGTTCTGTTGCGATGGGCTGTAGTGCTTGGCTACTCAAGGGATGGGCAAGTCATCTAGGACAAGCATTACAGGAAAAATATGGGCATCAATTGGTTAACCGATCGCAATTGGGGGCAAATGTCACTAGTACAATTGAGCGCTTTGCCGCAGCAGTTGTCCCCGAAAAGCCTGATATTGTCATCATCTCTCTATCACTAGGCAATGAAGGTTTAGCCTATAGTCGCCCCCACGATCGCCGTGCCGTGCAACGTCGTTTTGAGAGCGGCTTATTGCAACTAGTTAAAATGGTTCGAGATTTGGGTGCTATTCCAATCATTGGTGGTCTCTACCCAAATGGTGACTATAACCCAGAACATAACTGGCTATTGCGCGATACTCACCATCGGATGATGAATTGGGGCGTTCCCATGCTCAATTGGTTAGATAGTTTGGACAATGGCTATGGAGGATGGAAGTCCCATCTATCACTTGATGTAGCTCATCCCAATACTGCGGGACATCAAGTGATGTTTGAGGCAATTAATCTAGAGCTATTTAACATTAGGAAAGAAGAGCGCCTGAAAGAACAAAAATCTCTTTTGCAAGTCCAAAAGCTAGAAGAGATTTCTATTTATGAAGATAAGTATGGCTTTAAAATATTCGCCTGTCCCGAAGTCCAGACTTTACGGATTATTAACAAGTCTGAACATTCCTACAATATCACTCCCACTTGGCTCGAATTACAAACAGCTTTGAAGCGCAAAGCTGAACTGACCTCTGGAACTTATATTTCCAAAAATGACGAGTTAGGAACGTTACCGCTGTTGACCGTTGGTCTGCAAGGCTCGATTGAGAATACTGTCGCAATACCTACTGGGTCAGATTTACAATATTGCTCAGCACTGAAATTTTTTGCACCCCAAAATTCTGAAATCATCTACTACGATGGATATTTAGGAATTCTGAAGGAAGGCGATCGCACAATTCGGATCATCAACGAATCTGACGAAGAATATAACATTCATCCAATGTGGAAAGAGATTCGGACAGCCCTAGCCGAAATGCCCGCGGCGGTATATCACGATCCTGCCAATCCTAATGCGCCATTTCGGACAATGATTATTGGCGATCGCGGTTTAGAAAGTCGGGTCAAAGCCCCTGCCAAGTCCACGATGCTGCTAAAATATAAGTGCAAATTATCAGAGCTAAATCGGATTGCAATTTTGCCACTAGGCGATCGCTGTGCCGCCCGAATGCTCCTATACAAAATGGAATATGATGGACCAGCATTTCCATTTGACCTAGCCCGTTCTACAAATCTCGGTGATGTTACCGACCTGGTTGTCAATGACTTTCAAGATATGTGGAATCCTGCCTATCTTCATTACAATCCTACGGATCGCCGCATCTATCATTCCAAATGGTCTGGGCTATCCTTTGGGCATGAAGTCGAAGATTCCGATGACCCAGTAAATAACATCCAGACTATTCACGAAAGGATGCGTGTTCGCTATTCAGCTCGTGCTAAGAGATTCTTATATACCCTCAAACATAGTGATGAGATTCTCTTCATCCGTACTGGTGTAACTAATCGTGACTATGTTGTCGATTTAATTGAAAAGCTCAAAATCAAATGTGCTGACAAGCCATTTCGAGTATTACTCATTTCTAAGCAAACATCCGATGAATTTTCAGGTATTCCCAATTTACTCCATTATGATTTGCATTTTAGCCCTGACTGGATGTACGACAGTCTCGACTACTGGATGGAATGCACCAGCAAAATGAAAGAGATTTTAGAGTCACTGGGTATATCCAGCCAAAATCTCTTTTGGTGTCCTCCAAATCCCAATTAG
- a CDS encoding Glu/Leu/Phe/Val family dehydrogenase, protein MSESLFDQASIRLADAIAHVNISEDAIERLKSPKASLQVSIPVRMDDGTLKVFQGYRVRYNDLRGPTKGGIRFHPNVNMDEVQSLAFWMTFKCAAVNLPFGGAKGGVAVDPKQLSKFELERLSRGYIDAIADFMGADVDIPAPDVQTNQTIMGWMVDEYSNIQRRLCPAAITGKPLAMGGSVGRETATGLGAFFVIETLLPLLNKQREQTTVAIQGFGNVGAAIADLLSKAGYKVVAVSDSKGGIYTPQGLDVPSIISYKNSTRSFQAVYCQDSVCNLVEHTKITNEELLKLDVDILIPAALENQIKELNAHQIRAKYIFEIANGPVTPAADRILEQQGIMVFPDILVNAGGVTVSYFEWVQNRSGFYWTIEEINDRLKQSMVAETLRIWKIAEQKQISMRTAAYVHALTRLSEAIEAKGTRAYYAQ, encoded by the coding sequence GTGTCAGAATCTTTATTTGATCAAGCAAGTATCAGGCTTGCCGATGCGATCGCCCATGTTAATATTTCCGAAGATGCGATCGAACGACTCAAATCGCCCAAAGCAAGTTTACAGGTTTCTATTCCTGTGCGAATGGATGATGGAACCTTAAAGGTCTTTCAAGGCTATCGGGTACGATACAACGATTTGCGGGGACCGACTAAAGGCGGAATTCGGTTTCATCCCAATGTGAATATGGATGAGGTACAGTCCCTAGCCTTTTGGATGACTTTTAAATGTGCAGCCGTGAATTTACCCTTTGGGGGCGCAAAGGGTGGTGTTGCTGTCGATCCCAAGCAATTATCGAAGTTCGAGCTAGAACGTCTCAGTCGCGGCTATATTGATGCGATCGCGGATTTTATGGGAGCCGATGTGGATATTCCCGCCCCAGATGTACAGACTAATCAGACCATTATGGGCTGGATGGTAGATGAATATAGCAATATTCAACGTCGGCTCTGTCCTGCGGCAATTACTGGAAAACCTTTAGCGATGGGTGGAAGTGTTGGCAGAGAAACCGCAACTGGCTTAGGAGCATTTTTTGTGATTGAGACTTTGCTGCCATTACTCAATAAGCAAAGGGAACAGACCACAGTAGCGATCCAAGGATTTGGGAATGTTGGTGCAGCGATCGCCGATCTGCTCAGCAAAGCAGGGTATAAAGTTGTGGCGGTAAGTGACTCTAAGGGCGGTATCTATACGCCACAGGGATTAGATGTGCCGAGCATTATCAGTTACAAAAATTCAACACGCAGCTTTCAGGCAGTTTACTGTCAGGATTCTGTATGTAATCTTGTCGAACATACCAAGATTACTAATGAGGAACTGTTAAAGCTAGATGTGGATATTTTGATTCCTGCGGCATTGGAAAATCAAATTAAGGAACTTAATGCCCATCAAATTCGCGCTAAGTATATTTTCGAGATTGCCAATGGACCAGTGACTCCTGCGGCGGATCGAATTCTAGAGCAACAAGGAATTATGGTTTTCCCAGATATTTTAGTCAATGCGGGTGGTGTCACCGTTAGTTATTTTGAATGGGTACAAAATCGTAGTGGATTTTATTGGACAATTGAAGAGATAAACGATCGCCTCAAGCAAAGTATGGTTGCTGAAACCCTCAGAATTTGGAAGATTGCTGAGCAAAAACAGATCTCCATGCGAACTGCCGCCTATGTTCATGCGCTAACAAGGTTAAGTGAAGCGATCGAGGCTAAAGGCACACGCGCTTACTATGCTCAATAA
- a CDS encoding cache domain-containing protein codes for MQLRIKVPLLITLITFIASLLLTLFFYQTSLQSIENNQKEELATTVTLIQKYTDEQTKKALSRAELIASLPSVQQAFRAKDRDQLAQILVPTFLIQRDRYEVRDAHFHLAPATSFLRLFYLKNYGEDMSSFRETVVITNQKQEPQSGVEISRHGLNIRGVVPISDAQGAIGSFEVGMSFNGVLEAVKQVTGFELGVFVDNELMTKVATGLPAPESDRVIGGLRHESSTNWGFIRPLLTPDVLRKVNDATVKVQKIDGIDYGIALVPLLDFKGKKIGVIVAGKSFQVLMGQANAILVNSLVIALFEVVVLAGTSTILFNGLLMRPIVVVGSYITSLAIGDAVAKSIEDLAIRKDEVGKIARGCELLQQKLKEESKG; via the coding sequence ATGCAGTTAAGGATTAAGGTTCCATTACTAATTACGCTGATCACTTTCATTGCTTCTCTTCTACTGACCTTATTCTTTTACCAAACATCTCTGCAATCAATTGAGAATAACCAAAAAGAGGAACTAGCAACTACAGTTACTTTAATTCAGAAATATACCGATGAACAGACTAAAAAAGCCTTGTCTAGGGCTGAGCTAATCGCTTCTCTACCATCAGTTCAACAGGCTTTTCGAGCTAAAGATCGTGACCAACTAGCTCAGATTCTTGTTCCTACGTTTTTAATTCAACGCGATCGCTACGAAGTCCGTGACGCTCATTTTCATTTAGCACCAGCGACATCATTCTTACGCTTATTTTATCTGAAAAATTATGGTGAAGACATGAGTAGTTTTCGAGAAACAGTAGTAATTACCAATCAAAAACAAGAACCACAAAGTGGCGTAGAAATCAGTCGGCATGGACTAAATATTCGAGGTGTTGTCCCTATCTCTGATGCTCAAGGCGCGATTGGGAGTTTTGAGGTCGGCATGAGTTTTAATGGTGTTTTAGAAGCGGTTAAACAGGTAACTGGATTTGAACTAGGAGTATTTGTTGACAATGAACTGATGACTAAAGTCGCTACAGGATTGCCTGCACCTGAAAGCGATCGCGTAATTGGTGGCTTAAGACATGAGAGTTCTACTAACTGGGGATTTATCCGTCCATTGCTCACACCTGATGTATTGCGTAAGGTCAATGATGCGACTGTAAAGGTTCAGAAAATTGATGGCATTGATTATGGGATTGCCTTAGTTCCTTTACTAGATTTTAAAGGTAAAAAGATTGGTGTAATTGTTGCTGGCAAGAGTTTTCAGGTTTTGATGGGTCAAGCTAATGCGATTTTAGTCAATTCTTTAGTGATTGCTCTATTTGAGGTGGTCGTCTTAGCAGGAACTTCAACAATTCTATTTAATGGCTTACTGATGCGCCCGATAGTTGTAGTTGGCAGTTATATTACCAGTTTAGCGATCGGTGATGCCGTTGCAAAATCGATAGAAGATCTGGCTATTCGTAAGGATGAGGTTGGCAAAATTGCGAGGGGATGCGAGTTACTCCAACAAAAATTGAAAGAAGAGAGCAAAGGTTAG
- a CDS encoding protein tyrosine phosphatase family protein: MDNGWLQLLGGITFLILYLIFSAKTEMGTKLFMNRFMNQDSDRLAEITNFLQISDKLATAGQPTVQQLRAIADAGYETVINLALPTSDGAIANEDQLVQSLGMEYIAIPVNWESPTMADLDEFLQAMEQRQNQKIFVHCAKNMRVSAFIYLYRRLHLNCEHEQAIGDLHKIWKPNETWQNFIDTKLTL; the protein is encoded by the coding sequence ATGGATAATGGTTGGCTTCAACTTTTGGGAGGAATCACATTTTTGATTCTATACCTCATCTTCTCAGCTAAGACAGAAATGGGAACTAAGTTGTTTATGAACCGATTTATGAATCAAGACAGCGATCGCCTAGCAGAAATTACCAACTTCCTGCAAATTTCAGACAAACTCGCTACGGCAGGACAGCCAACTGTCCAGCAGTTGCGAGCAATTGCTGATGCTGGTTACGAAACCGTGATTAATCTGGCGCTACCGACTTCTGACGGTGCGATCGCCAATGAAGACCAACTAGTGCAATCCTTGGGGATGGAATATATTGCCATTCCTGTGAATTGGGAAAGTCCCACGATGGCAGATTTAGATGAATTCCTACAGGCAATGGAACAACGCCAAAATCAAAAAATCTTTGTCCATTGTGCTAAGAATATGCGCGTTTCTGCCTTTATCTATCTCTATCGCCGCCTGCACTTAAATTGTGAACATGAACAGGCGATCGGTGATTTACATAAAATCTGGAAACCCAATGAGACTTGGCAAAATTTCATTGATACAAAACTCACCTTGTGA